In one window of Microbacterium sp. PM5 DNA:
- a CDS encoding transglutaminase family protein yields the protein MQRLVTAELDLDLGASVDLIFQIAAAQPAPVLREELTFTQGDRVYTPTEIIDQSGSRLHRLLGEAGRLDVRYEALIDGQVAQRATSDLEAITYLRPSRYCQSDEVFSQARRQFRGLQGLELITAVSEFVASSTTYTPGLSQGTDSAVTTLMTGQGVCRDYAHVVIALLRAMDMPARYAACFAPGLRPMDFHAVAEAYLDGSWYVIDATRLANRRSLVRIATGRDAADCAFLSYHGGYVGLQRMRVDACVLPDDAADAEAQDAAAAASDPALDDFAELVQLV from the coding sequence GTGCAACGCCTCGTGACCGCCGAACTGGACCTCGATCTCGGGGCTTCCGTCGACCTCATCTTCCAGATCGCCGCGGCCCAGCCGGCGCCCGTTCTGCGGGAGGAACTGACGTTCACGCAGGGTGATCGCGTGTACACGCCCACGGAGATCATCGACCAGTCCGGCAGCCGGCTGCACCGTCTGCTCGGCGAGGCCGGACGCCTCGACGTGCGCTACGAAGCGCTGATCGACGGACAGGTCGCTCAGCGCGCCACGAGTGACCTCGAAGCCATCACCTACCTGCGTCCCAGTCGCTATTGCCAGTCGGACGAGGTGTTCTCGCAGGCGCGCCGCCAGTTCCGCGGCCTGCAGGGGCTCGAGCTGATCACCGCGGTCAGCGAGTTCGTCGCCTCCAGCACGACCTACACGCCGGGTCTGAGCCAGGGCACCGACTCCGCCGTCACCACACTCATGACCGGTCAAGGCGTCTGCCGCGACTACGCGCATGTCGTGATCGCGCTGCTGCGGGCCATGGACATGCCCGCCCGCTACGCCGCGTGCTTCGCTCCCGGCCTTCGCCCCATGGACTTCCACGCCGTCGCCGAGGCCTACCTCGACGGCAGCTGGTACGTCATCGACGCGACCCGCCTCGCCAACCGTCGCTCGCTCGTGCGCATCGCCACCGGTCGCGACGCCGCCGACTGCGCATTCCTCAGCTACCACGGCGGCTACGTGGGCCTGCAGCGCATGCGCGTCGACGCGTGCGTCCTGCCCGACGACGCGGCCGACGCCGAGGCGCAGGATGCCGCCGCCGCGGCATCCGATCCCGCCCTCGACGACTTCGCCGAGCTCGTCCAGCTCGTCTGA
- a CDS encoding LCP family protein — protein sequence MSRTSRPVSRRVQIRRRRVTVGVLAVLAAAVIAVVAVVASDLNGIHRSDIAMPSASPGVAQNTGEVNILVMGLDSRVDQDGKPFPQEIYDAIHAEDESVGGYNTNVLMFIHIPANGGKAVGISIPRDDYVDYANAPDGVTKGKIKEDYGRTFQATYDELTGNGTDDATAYQRARDAARQAQIQTVSSFLGGVRIDHFVEVTMAAFYRVAQAVQPITVCLNQATADTFSGANFAAGMQQIDAAQAMAFVRQRRDTQYENVDLTDLDRTRRQQAFMISLAVKLKSAQTFTDFGAMRSLIDTAKQYVAIDQGFDLLSLASTAQRLAGGDITFQTLPVERFGTIDGESVNIVDQDKIAGIVRDLLNPPSPTAAPTDAPTDAASDAPSSPSDGADGSSPSPSGSPTPQSYTNSQQPMVSGAVPCVN from the coding sequence GTGTCTCGAACGTCTCGTCCCGTCTCACGCCGCGTGCAGATCCGGCGCCGCCGGGTGACCGTGGGAGTTCTCGCCGTGCTCGCCGCCGCCGTCATCGCGGTGGTGGCCGTCGTGGCTTCCGACCTCAACGGCATCCACCGCTCCGACATCGCGATGCCGTCGGCCAGCCCCGGCGTCGCGCAGAACACGGGAGAGGTCAACATCCTGGTGATGGGACTGGACAGTCGCGTCGATCAGGACGGCAAGCCCTTCCCGCAGGAGATCTACGACGCGATCCACGCGGAGGATGAGAGCGTCGGCGGCTACAACACGAACGTGCTGATGTTCATCCACATCCCCGCCAACGGCGGCAAGGCGGTCGGAATCTCGATCCCGAGGGACGACTACGTCGACTACGCGAACGCGCCCGACGGAGTCACGAAGGGCAAGATCAAGGAGGACTACGGCCGCACGTTCCAGGCCACGTACGACGAGCTGACCGGCAACGGCACCGACGATGCGACGGCGTATCAGCGAGCCCGCGACGCCGCGCGGCAGGCGCAGATCCAGACCGTCTCGTCGTTTCTCGGCGGCGTGCGCATCGACCACTTCGTCGAAGTGACGATGGCCGCGTTCTATCGCGTCGCACAGGCGGTGCAGCCGATCACGGTGTGCCTGAACCAGGCGACGGCCGACACGTTCTCGGGTGCGAACTTCGCCGCGGGGATGCAACAGATCGATGCCGCGCAGGCGATGGCGTTCGTGCGGCAGCGTCGCGACACGCAGTACGAGAACGTCGATCTCACCGACCTCGACCGCACGCGCCGGCAGCAGGCGTTCATGATCTCCCTCGCCGTCAAGCTGAAGAGCGCCCAGACCTTCACCGACTTCGGCGCGATGCGCTCGCTCATCGACACGGCGAAGCAGTACGTCGCGATCGATCAGGGCTTCGACCTGCTGAGCCTTGCGAGCACCGCGCAGCGCCTCGCGGGCGGGGACATCACCTTCCAGACGCTGCCGGTCGAGCGGTTCGGCACGATCGACGGAGAGAGCGTCAACATCGTCGACCAGGACAAGATCGCGGGCATCGTGCGCGACCTGCTCAACCCGCCGTCGCCGACCGCCGCGCCGACCGACGCGCCCACCGACGCCGCGAGCGACGCGCCGAGCTCTCCCTCCGACGGGGCCGACGGGTCATCGCCGTCGCCCTCGGGGTCGCCGACCCCGCAGAGCTACACCAACTCGCAGCAGCCGATGGTCTCGGGTGCGGTGCCCTGCGTGAACTGA
- a CDS encoding SDR family oxidoreductase has translation MEQASGFTGQTIIVTGAGSGIGRATALRLHREGARVIGADVSAERLDALRAEASDERMVTVAGDIAEAATIQQIMDATGSTVEGLANVAGIMDAFLPPAEVDDETWDRVFRVNLTAPMRLARAVLPGMIARGGGAIVNVASEASLRASASGVAYTSSKHALAGFTKSVAFFYGPQGIRANAVAPGAVATNIEAPMRSEYAAGRIGPIMQALMTPVATAEQLASAIVWLLSDQSANINGVILPSDGGWSTI, from the coding sequence ATGGAACAGGCGTCGGGATTCACGGGGCAGACGATCATCGTGACGGGGGCGGGATCGGGCATCGGTCGGGCGACCGCGTTGCGCTTGCATCGTGAGGGCGCTCGCGTGATCGGCGCCGACGTCTCCGCCGAACGTCTCGACGCACTGCGTGCCGAGGCGTCGGACGAGCGAATGGTGACGGTGGCCGGCGACATCGCCGAGGCGGCGACGATCCAGCAGATCATGGATGCCACCGGTTCGACCGTGGAGGGTCTCGCGAACGTCGCCGGGATCATGGACGCGTTCCTCCCGCCGGCCGAGGTCGACGACGAGACGTGGGATCGGGTGTTCCGCGTGAACCTGACGGCGCCGATGCGGCTGGCCCGTGCCGTGCTTCCCGGGATGATCGCCCGTGGCGGAGGCGCGATCGTCAACGTCGCGTCGGAGGCGTCACTGCGCGCATCGGCGTCGGGCGTCGCGTACACGTCGTCGAAGCATGCGCTGGCCGGGTTCACGAAGAGCGTGGCCTTCTTCTACGGACCGCAGGGCATCCGCGCCAACGCCGTGGCCCCGGGCGCCGTCGCGACCAACATCGAAGCGCCGATGAGGAGCGAGTACGCGGCCGGCCGGATCGGACCGATCATGCAGGCGCTGATGACCCCCGTCGCGACCGCCGAGCAACTCGCCTCGGCGATCGTGTGGCTGCTGAGTGATCAGTCCGCCAACATCAACGGCGTGATCCTGCCGAGCGACGGCGGCTGGTCGACGATCTGA
- a CDS encoding DUF2156 domain-containing protein — protein sequence MTETVPAASPAPADPAGRAHALIRIVRHVPATLFTVGAILVVGILSQGLWSPFDESTGMDTWAYGLPALEAGRWWTPLTGTFFVAEPWLFVPTLLGFVGMGLLEYARGTRVALAYFWIGQVVAVLATSLLLAVLSVFSGWEWVQDTATTLDVGASGGTFACIAAVIGLLASPWRLRAWLVLIAVVIVGVLVLGTVADLSHLIAVLVVLVFDRTLRPRRATIREQRLIAFLGMLAFVGIEVILTLIPTYGPFGTTDPLSSDWTTTAIDVVVVLVIAQGLRRARRWAWICALVLLALNILAAALLAVIVTLDVRLDLGVPVDGETAIEIGSGLIALVLLVYLIVVRGAFSGARRSGLGTPDAQPDSREVADLIRAHGGGTLSWMTTWDGNSYLRTSTGIVAYQIRAGAAIALADPLGPEEGRAASVAEFIAAAEEAALIPCFFSAGAATQAAVPGGWRALVVADDTIVDLPGLAYTGKRWNSVRTTLNRAGREEMTFRLTHLRDESWGVRTQLQAISNQWVGEKQLPEMRFTLGTLAEADDPEVRIALALDARGDVHGFLSWMPVYGEGVVRGWTLDLMRRREHGFGPVMEYLIGSSAVAFRDEGAEFMSLSGAPLTHEYPPEAQGLAALSTRLSDALEPVYGFQSLHRFKQKFHPRYETMSLLFRDEADLPRIGAGLTRAFLPSATTRQFASAGLELLRGER from the coding sequence ATGACGGAGACCGTCCCCGCCGCCTCCCCCGCGCCCGCCGACCCCGCGGGCCGTGCACACGCTCTCATCCGCATCGTGCGCCACGTGCCGGCGACACTGTTCACCGTCGGGGCGATCCTCGTCGTCGGCATCCTCTCGCAAGGGCTGTGGTCGCCGTTCGACGAGAGCACGGGAATGGACACCTGGGCGTACGGCCTGCCGGCGCTGGAGGCCGGTCGATGGTGGACTCCCCTCACCGGAACCTTCTTCGTCGCCGAGCCGTGGCTGTTCGTGCCGACCCTGCTCGGCTTCGTCGGGATGGGCCTGCTCGAATACGCCCGCGGCACCCGCGTCGCACTCGCGTACTTTTGGATCGGGCAGGTCGTGGCGGTCCTGGCGACCTCACTGCTCCTGGCCGTGCTGAGCGTCTTCTCCGGCTGGGAGTGGGTGCAGGACACCGCGACCACCCTCGACGTGGGCGCCAGCGGCGGTACCTTCGCGTGCATCGCCGCCGTGATCGGCCTGCTGGCCTCGCCGTGGCGTCTGCGGGCGTGGCTCGTTCTCATCGCGGTTGTCATCGTCGGGGTCCTGGTCCTGGGGACCGTGGCCGACCTCTCCCACCTCATCGCCGTGCTCGTCGTGCTCGTGTTCGACCGCACCCTGCGACCGCGTCGCGCCACCATCCGCGAGCAGCGACTGATCGCCTTCCTCGGCATGCTCGCCTTCGTCGGCATCGAAGTGATCCTGACGCTGATCCCGACCTACGGCCCGTTCGGGACGACCGACCCGCTCTCCAGCGACTGGACGACGACGGCCATCGACGTCGTCGTGGTGCTCGTGATCGCCCAGGGACTGCGGCGCGCGCGGCGCTGGGCGTGGATCTGCGCTCTCGTGCTGCTGGCGTTGAACATCCTGGCCGCGGCGCTGCTCGCGGTCATCGTCACGCTGGACGTGCGTCTCGACCTCGGTGTCCCCGTCGACGGCGAGACCGCAATCGAGATCGGCAGCGGCCTGATCGCGCTCGTGCTGCTCGTCTATCTGATCGTGGTGCGCGGCGCCTTCTCCGGTGCGCGGCGCAGCGGGCTCGGGACGCCCGACGCTCAACCGGACTCCCGGGAGGTGGCCGACCTCATCCGCGCCCACGGCGGTGGCACGCTGTCATGGATGACGACGTGGGACGGCAACAGCTACCTGCGCACGAGCACCGGCATCGTCGCCTACCAGATCCGTGCGGGGGCGGCGATCGCTCTGGCCGATCCCCTGGGTCCCGAGGAGGGTCGGGCGGCGTCGGTGGCCGAGTTCATCGCGGCAGCCGAGGAGGCGGCGCTCATCCCCTGCTTCTTCAGCGCCGGGGCGGCCACGCAGGCGGCCGTGCCGGGCGGGTGGCGCGCACTCGTCGTCGCCGACGACACCATCGTCGATCTGCCCGGGCTCGCGTACACCGGCAAGCGGTGGAACTCGGTGCGCACGACCCTCAACCGCGCCGGACGCGAGGAGATGACCTTCCGCTTGACGCATCTGCGCGACGAGTCGTGGGGTGTGCGTACACAGCTGCAGGCGATCTCGAACCAGTGGGTCGGCGAGAAGCAACTGCCCGAGATGCGCTTCACGCTCGGAACGCTCGCCGAAGCGGACGACCCCGAGGTGCGCATCGCGCTCGCCCTCGACGCACGGGGCGACGTGCACGGCTTCTTGTCGTGGATGCCGGTGTACGGCGAGGGCGTCGTGCGCGGATGGACCCTCGACCTGATGCGTCGCCGCGAGCACGGGTTCGGGCCGGTGATGGAGTACCTCATCGGCAGCTCGGCCGTCGCCTTCCGCGACGAGGGTGCCGAGTTCATGTCGCTGTCCGGCGCACCGCTCACCCACGAGTACCCGCCCGAGGCCCAGGGGCTCGCGGCGCTGAGCACGCGCCTGTCCGATGCGCTCGAGCCGGTGTACGGGTTCCAGTCGCTGCACCGCTTCAAGCAGAAGTTCCACCCGCGCTACGAGACCATGTCGCTGCTGTTCCGCGACGAGGCCGACCTGCCGCGGATCGGCGCCGGACTCACGCGTGCGTTCCTGCCCTCCGCGACGACACGGCAGTTCGCGAGCGCGGGGCTGGAGTTGCTGCGCGGCGAGCGCTGA